The following are encoded together in the Pectobacterium wasabiae CFBP 3304 genome:
- the cysW gene encoding sulfate/thiosulfate ABC transporter permease CysW, which yields MAEIPTVTPRRQSQPVRQARNWARTALIALGVILSLIMLVIPLVSIFAAALAHGLGGVWRNLSDPDMLHAIGLTLLVVAIVVPVNLVFGTLLAWLVTRFQFPGRQLLLTLIDIPFAVSPVVAGLLYLLFYNTNGPVGGWLDEQGLQLMFAWPGIALVTIFVTCPFMVRELVPVMMSQGSQEEEAAVLLGASGWQVFYQVTLPNIRWALLYGVVLTNARAIGEFGAVSVVSGSIRGETYTLPLQVELLHQDYNSVGAFTAAALLTVMAILTLFIKSAIQWRVKRQMNKH from the coding sequence ATGGCAGAGATTCCTACTGTGACGCCGCGGCGTCAATCTCAGCCTGTTCGGCAGGCGCGCAACTGGGCGAGAACCGCGCTGATTGCGCTGGGCGTGATATTATCGCTCATCATGTTGGTCATCCCCTTGGTGTCAATTTTTGCCGCTGCGCTGGCGCATGGGCTGGGAGGCGTCTGGCGTAATCTGAGCGATCCCGACATGCTGCATGCGATTGGCCTCACGCTGCTGGTGGTCGCGATTGTTGTACCAGTGAATCTGGTCTTTGGCACGCTGCTCGCGTGGTTGGTTACACGCTTTCAGTTTCCGGGGCGACAACTCTTGCTTACGCTGATCGACATTCCTTTTGCTGTCTCACCAGTGGTCGCCGGTTTGCTGTACCTACTCTTTTACAACACTAATGGCCCGGTTGGCGGCTGGCTGGATGAGCAGGGGCTACAGTTGATGTTTGCCTGGCCAGGTATTGCGCTGGTGACAATATTTGTGACCTGCCCGTTTATGGTCAGGGAGTTGGTTCCGGTGATGATGAGTCAGGGCAGCCAAGAGGAAGAGGCTGCTGTACTACTCGGCGCATCAGGTTGGCAGGTGTTCTATCAGGTGACGCTACCGAATATCCGCTGGGCGCTGCTCTATGGCGTCGTGTTGACCAATGCCCGTGCGATTGGCGAGTTTGGCGCGGTATCCGTCGTATCGGGCTCGATTCGTGGCGAAACTTACACGTTGCCGCTACAGGTTGAATTACTGCATCAGGATTATAACAGCGTGGGCGCGTTTACCGCGGCGGCGCTGCTAACCGTGATGGCGATACTGACGCTGTTTATCAAAAGCGCTATTCAGTGGCGTGTAAAACGGCAAATGAATAAACACTAA
- the cysM gene encoding cysteine synthase CysM, with translation MTTLEQCIGNTPLVKLQRVTQGLNSEIWLKLEGNNPAGSVKDRAALSMIQQAEDRGDIVPGDRLIEATSGNTGIALAMIAAVKGYRLRLLMPDNMSYERQTAMRAYGAELVLVNRKLGMEGARDRAKQMVLAGEGKTLDQFNNPDNSLAHFLTTGPEIWQQTAGKLTHFISSMGTTGTISGVSRYLKQQNPAICTVGLQPAEGSHIPGIRRWTPDYMPGIFRADLVDRILDMTQVEAENTLRQLARQEGIFCGVSSGGAVAGALRLAAENPGSVIVAIACDRGDRYLSTGVFD, from the coding sequence GTGACGACGCTTGAGCAGTGTATTGGCAATACCCCACTGGTGAAATTGCAGCGTGTGACGCAGGGGTTAAACAGCGAAATCTGGCTGAAATTGGAAGGGAATAATCCCGCTGGATCGGTAAAAGATCGTGCTGCGCTTTCTATGATCCAGCAGGCAGAAGATCGCGGGGATATCGTTCCCGGCGACAGGCTGATCGAAGCGACCAGTGGGAACACCGGTATTGCGCTGGCGATGATCGCGGCGGTAAAAGGCTATCGACTACGCCTGTTGATGCCGGACAATATGAGCTATGAACGCCAGACCGCGATGCGTGCCTACGGTGCGGAGCTGGTGTTGGTCAACCGCAAACTAGGGATGGAAGGCGCACGGGATCGGGCGAAACAGATGGTGCTGGCGGGGGAAGGGAAAACGCTCGATCAGTTCAATAATCCAGACAATTCGCTGGCGCACTTTCTCACGACGGGTCCAGAAATCTGGCAACAGACGGCGGGGAAGCTGACCCATTTTATTTCCAGCATGGGGACAACCGGTACGATCTCTGGCGTCAGCCGTTATCTGAAGCAGCAGAATCCGGCAATTTGTACGGTTGGGCTACAGCCTGCGGAAGGGAGCCACATTCCCGGCATTCGGCGCTGGACGCCGGACTACATGCCGGGCATCTTTCGCGCCGATCTGGTCGATCGTATTTTGGATATGACACAGGTGGAAGCCGAAAATACGCTGCGGCAGTTGGCGCGTCAGGAAGGCATCTTTTGCGGCGTCAGTTCCGGTGGAGCGGTGGCTGGCGCACTGCGGCTTGCGGCGGAAAACCCCGGTAGCGTGATTGTGGCGATCGCCTGCGATCGCGGCGATCGGTATCTGTCTACCGGGGTATTTGATTAA
- a CDS encoding MacB family efflux pump subunit translates to MSTSLLKLTGITRRFSNGEQDVTVLKDINLTINQGEMVAIVGASGSGKSTLMNILGCLDKPSAGDYQVAGRAVGELDNDQLAELRREHFGFIFQRYHLLGDLTALGNVEVPAIYAGKSRLARRQRAADLLSRLGLENRLHYRPSQLSGGQQQRVSIARALMNAGGIILADEPTGALDTHSGNEVLGILRDLHKQGNTVVIVTHDMTIAEHAQRIIELRDGEVIADRQTRPEEATAPLPKTASPTTSALNQFKDRFIDAFKMALLAMNAQRMRTFLTMLGIIIGIASVVSVVALGKGSQEQVLADINSMGTSTLEIFPGKGFGDMDASAIQTLRASDIQPLTQQPYVHSVTPSISTSVTMRYGNIAVSASVSGVGEQFFTVRGYTLDRGVLFPRSSVDQLTQDAVIDKNTRDKLFPHGEDPIGQVILLGSLPVRIIGVVSKNQGGFGSDENLNVWVPYTTVMKRMVGQSYLRSITVRVKDNIDMNIAEKNITTLLTQRHGTKDFFIMNTDNIRQMIEKTTTTLALLVSMIALISLLVGGIGVMNIMLVSVTERTREIGVRMAVGARTSDIMQQFLIEAVLVCLFGGIIGVGLSLAIGVLFAQFSSNFAMIYSSASIIAAFLCSSLIGIIFGFFPARRAARMEPIHALERE, encoded by the coding sequence ATGTCCACATCTTTGCTTAAACTGACTGGTATCACCCGCCGTTTTTCCAACGGTGAACAGGACGTTACCGTTCTTAAAGATATTAATCTGACCATCAACCAGGGAGAAATGGTGGCGATTGTCGGTGCATCAGGCTCGGGAAAATCCACGCTGATGAATATTCTCGGCTGCCTGGATAAGCCGTCCGCCGGTGACTATCAGGTGGCAGGGCGCGCCGTTGGCGAACTGGATAACGATCAGTTGGCCGAACTGCGCCGCGAGCATTTTGGCTTTATTTTCCAACGCTATCACCTGCTTGGTGACCTGACGGCGCTCGGGAATGTTGAAGTCCCTGCGATTTATGCCGGGAAGAGTCGGCTGGCGCGCCGTCAGCGGGCAGCAGATCTGCTAAGCAGACTGGGGTTGGAAAATCGCCTTCACTATCGACCCAGCCAGCTTTCCGGTGGCCAACAGCAGCGCGTGAGTATCGCGCGGGCGCTGATGAATGCTGGCGGTATCATTCTGGCGGATGAACCGACCGGGGCGCTGGACACCCACAGCGGCAACGAAGTCCTGGGCATACTTCGCGACCTGCATAAACAGGGCAACACCGTTGTGATCGTCACGCACGATATGACGATCGCCGAACACGCGCAGCGCATCATCGAACTGCGCGATGGTGAAGTGATTGCCGATCGGCAAACGCGTCCCGAAGAAGCCACCGCGCCGTTACCTAAAACCGCGTCGCCTACCACCTCGGCTCTGAATCAGTTCAAAGATCGCTTTATTGATGCCTTTAAAATGGCGCTACTGGCGATGAATGCACAGCGGATGCGCACCTTCCTGACCATGTTAGGGATTATCATCGGCATCGCGTCGGTCGTCTCGGTAGTCGCACTGGGAAAAGGTTCGCAGGAGCAGGTGCTGGCCGATATCAACTCGATGGGCACAAGCACGCTGGAAATTTTTCCCGGCAAAGGCTTTGGCGACATGGATGCCAGCGCGATCCAGACGCTGCGCGCCAGCGATATTCAACCACTGACACAGCAGCCCTACGTGCATAGCGTCACGCCCTCAATCTCCACCAGCGTCACCATGCGCTACGGCAACATTGCCGTTTCCGCTAGCGTTTCTGGGGTTGGCGAACAGTTCTTCACCGTGCGCGGCTACACGTTGGATCGCGGCGTGCTTTTCCCGCGCAGCAGCGTCGATCAACTGACGCAGGATGCGGTGATTGACAAAAATACGCGCGATAAGCTGTTTCCCCACGGCGAGGACCCCATTGGGCAAGTGATTTTGCTGGGCTCACTACCCGTGCGGATTATCGGTGTCGTCAGCAAGAATCAGGGCGGCTTCGGCAGCGATGAAAATCTGAACGTTTGGGTGCCATACACCACGGTGATGAAGCGCATGGTCGGGCAGTCCTACCTGAGAAGCATCACGGTGCGGGTAAAAGACAATATTGATATGAACATCGCCGAGAAGAACATCACCACGCTGCTGACGCAGCGGCACGGTACGAAAGACTTCTTTATCATGAACACCGACAACATCCGCCAGATGATCGAGAAAACCACCACCACACTCGCACTGCTGGTGTCGATGATCGCCCTGATTTCGCTGCTGGTCGGCGGTATCGGCGTGATGAACATCATGTTGGTGTCTGTCACTGAACGAACCCGAGAGATCGGCGTTCGCATGGCGGTTGGCGCACGCACCAGCGACATCATGCAGCAGTTTCTTATCGAAGCGGTGCTGGTTTGTCTGTTCGGCGGCATAATCGGCGTGGGGCTGTCGCTAGCTATCGGCGTGCTGTTCGCACAATTCAGCAGCAATTTCGCGATGATCTATTCCAGCGCCTCGATTATTGCCGCGTTCCTGTGCTCCAGCCTGATCGGCATTATCTTTGGCTTCTTCCCCGCCCGTCGCGCGGCACGGATGGAACCGATTCACGCGCTGGAACGGGAATAG
- the cysT gene encoding sulfate/thiosulfate ABC transporter permease CysT, which produces MSLGSGKRVLPGFALSLGSSLLFVCLILLLPLSALVMQLSEMSLAQYWAVISNPQVVAAYKVTLLAAGLATVFNAGFGLLMAWILTRYRFPGRAFLDGLMDLPFALPTAVAGLTLAALFSTTGWYGAWLAEYGIKVSYTWLGITVAMAFTSIPFVVRTVQPVLEDLGPEYEEAAQTLGANRWQCFRYVILPELTPALLTGTALSFARSLGEFGAVIFIAGNIAWQTEVVSLMIFIRLQEFDFPAASAIASVVLAASLLILFAVNVLQSRFGQRTRSV; this is translated from the coding sequence ATGTCTTTGGGTTCGGGTAAGCGGGTGCTGCCGGGATTCGCGCTGAGTCTGGGCAGCAGCCTGCTGTTTGTCTGTCTGATTCTGCTGCTGCCCTTAAGTGCGCTGGTGATGCAACTCTCAGAAATGAGTCTGGCGCAGTACTGGGCGGTGATATCTAATCCGCAGGTGGTGGCGGCCTACAAAGTAACGCTCTTGGCTGCGGGGCTGGCGACGGTCTTTAATGCAGGATTCGGCCTGTTAATGGCGTGGATTCTGACACGCTATCGTTTTCCCGGTCGTGCCTTTCTGGATGGATTGATGGATTTACCCTTCGCTCTGCCCACCGCCGTCGCGGGGCTGACGCTGGCCGCGCTGTTTTCAACGACCGGCTGGTACGGTGCATGGCTGGCAGAATACGGCATTAAGGTGTCCTATACCTGGCTGGGTATCACGGTTGCGATGGCGTTCACCAGCATTCCTTTTGTGGTGCGTACCGTGCAACCGGTGTTGGAAGATCTGGGGCCAGAATATGAAGAGGCGGCGCAAACGCTGGGGGCGAATCGCTGGCAGTGTTTTCGTTACGTCATTTTACCAGAGTTAACGCCAGCGCTATTAACCGGCACCGCGCTGTCGTTTGCCCGCAGTCTGGGTGAGTTTGGCGCGGTTATCTTTATTGCAGGGAATATCGCCTGGCAAACAGAGGTCGTTTCGCTGATGATTTTTATCCGCTTGCAGGAGTTTGATTTCCCTGCTGCCAGCGCGATTGCCTCTGTCGTGTTAGCCGCGTCCTTATTGATACTGTTTGCTGTCAACGTGCTGCAAAGCCGTTTTGGTCAACGGACTCGGAGCGTGTAA
- a CDS encoding efflux RND transporter periplasmic adaptor subunit, which produces MQSRFFTRRRITIALGLIAIAVLIHLFFSKPSPVPNAVTTAAEIADLEQTVLADGNIEAQKQVSVGAQASGQIKALHVKLGDKVKKGQLIAEIDDLTQQDTLKNGEAALKNVQAQRAAKLAELRNNELSWQRQQMLMKRGVGAQADYDSAKATLDATRANIDALDAQIVQAQLTVNTAKVNLGYTQIRSPMEGTVVAIPVEAGQTVNAIQTTPTIAKVANLDTMTIKVKISEADVVKVKTGMPVWFSILGEPNKRYEATLSSIEPAPDSINTDSATTSSSTGSSSSSSSTAIYYNGQFDVQNPDGVLRISMTAQVNILLSSVKNAIVVPATALTLRNGMWYVQVVNANKKVESRLVTLGLNDNVRTQIRSGLSVGEQVVVSPSPGDVTSTHPGPPVGM; this is translated from the coding sequence ATGCAATCACGATTTTTTACACGACGCCGTATCACGATCGCACTTGGCCTTATTGCTATTGCCGTGCTTATTCATCTGTTTTTCAGCAAGCCATCGCCCGTGCCAAACGCGGTCACCACCGCCGCAGAGATCGCGGATCTCGAACAAACGGTACTCGCCGATGGAAACATTGAGGCGCAGAAGCAGGTTAGCGTCGGCGCTCAAGCCTCGGGGCAAATCAAAGCGCTGCACGTCAAATTGGGTGATAAGGTGAAAAAAGGGCAATTGATCGCCGAGATTGATGACCTCACCCAGCAGGACACATTAAAGAATGGCGAAGCCGCGCTAAAAAACGTTCAGGCCCAGCGAGCAGCCAAACTAGCGGAATTGCGTAATAACGAATTAAGCTGGCAGCGTCAGCAAATGCTGATGAAGCGCGGAGTGGGCGCTCAGGCCGATTACGATAGTGCGAAGGCAACGCTTGATGCCACCAGAGCCAATATCGACGCGCTAGACGCTCAAATCGTTCAGGCGCAGCTCACCGTTAACACCGCCAAGGTGAATCTTGGGTATACCCAAATTCGCTCACCGATGGAGGGCACGGTGGTAGCGATTCCGGTTGAAGCAGGCCAGACGGTGAACGCGATCCAGACTACGCCGACCATTGCCAAAGTCGCTAATCTGGACACCATGACCATCAAGGTAAAAATCTCAGAAGCCGACGTCGTTAAGGTGAAAACCGGCATGCCGGTCTGGTTCAGCATTCTGGGCGAACCGAATAAGCGTTATGAAGCGACGTTGAGTTCGATAGAGCCCGCGCCGGACTCTATCAACACAGACTCGGCAACCACATCATCCAGCACAGGCAGTTCCAGTTCCTCATCCAGTACCGCAATTTATTACAACGGTCAGTTCGATGTGCAAAACCCTGATGGCGTATTGCGTATTTCGATGACGGCGCAGGTCAATATTCTGCTGTCTTCGGTGAAAAATGCCATCGTCGTCCCTGCGACAGCGTTAACCTTGCGCAATGGCATGTGGTACGTGCAGGTCGTCAATGCGAACAAAAAGGTTGAATCACGTCTGGTCACGCTTGGCCTCAATGATAACGTGCGCACCCAGATCCGTTCGGGGCTCAGCGTCGGGGAGCAGGTCGTTGTCAGCCCCTCCCCCGGCGATGTAACCTCCACGCATCCCGGCCCGCCAGTGGGGATGTAA
- a CDS encoding sulfate ABC transporter substrate-binding protein, which yields MNQVQVKGWLVKGSLALSLLLGGQSAVSATELLNSSYDVSRELFVALNPGFEKQWLSQYPNDPLTIKQSHAGSSKQALAILQGLKADVVTYNQVTDVQILHDRGQLIPADWQARLPNNSSPFYSTMAFLVRKGNPKGIHDWNDLVRDDVKLIFPNPKTSGNARYTYLAAWGATSKANGGDDAKTRAWITRFLANVAVFDTGGRGATTTFVDRQLGDVLISFESEVNNIRNQYGAENYEVIVPKVNVLAEFPVAWIDKNVEKNGTEQAAKAYLNYLYSPEAQKVITDFYYRVNNPELAQTLKSRFPETTLFRVEDQFGSWPQVMKTHFDTGGELDKLLAAGRQ from the coding sequence ATGAATCAAGTACAGGTGAAAGGCTGGCTGGTGAAAGGTTCTCTGGCGCTGTCATTGCTGCTGGGCGGGCAGAGTGCTGTCTCCGCTACCGAGCTGTTGAACAGCTCTTATGATGTGTCTCGTGAGCTATTTGTGGCGCTCAATCCCGGCTTTGAAAAGCAGTGGTTGTCGCAGTATCCCAACGACCCGCTAACAATCAAACAATCACATGCGGGTTCATCTAAACAGGCGTTGGCTATCCTGCAAGGGTTGAAGGCCGATGTGGTGACCTACAATCAGGTGACGGACGTCCAGATCCTCCACGATCGTGGGCAACTGATTCCCGCTGATTGGCAGGCACGTTTACCGAATAACAGCTCTCCGTTCTATTCCACCATGGCTTTTCTGGTTCGCAAAGGTAACCCAAAAGGGATTCACGATTGGAACGATCTGGTACGTGATGACGTAAAACTGATTTTCCCGAACCCGAAAACCTCCGGCAATGCCCGTTATACCTACCTTGCAGCCTGGGGCGCGACCAGTAAAGCTAACGGCGGCGATGACGCCAAAACTCGCGCATGGATAACGCGTTTCCTCGCGAATGTCGCGGTATTTGATACCGGCGGTCGTGGTGCAACCACCACGTTTGTGGATCGCCAACTGGGCGATGTGTTGATCAGTTTTGAATCTGAGGTGAATAACATTCGTAACCAGTACGGTGCCGAGAACTACGAAGTGATCGTTCCGAAGGTCAACGTACTGGCGGAATTCCCCGTGGCGTGGATCGATAAGAATGTCGAGAAGAATGGCACGGAGCAGGCGGCAAAAGCCTATCTGAATTATCTCTATAGTCCAGAAGCACAAAAGGTGATCACCGATTTTTACTACCGTGTGAATAACCCCGAACTGGCGCAAACGCTAAAATCTCGCTTCCCAGAAACCACACTGTTTCGAGTTGAAGATCAGTTTGGCTCGTGGCCACAGGTGATGAAAACCCACTTCGACACCGGTGGTGAACTGGATAAACTGCTGGCGGCTGGTCGTCAGTAA